One Ilumatobacter coccineus YM16-304 genomic window, CGGGAGCAGGTCGCTGCGGACGAGCGTGCACGGGGGGAGCGCGGTCGGGCCGATTCCGCTGTCGATGATGCGCACGTTCGAGCTCACCCGCGACGTGGTGATGAGCCCGGAGTTGTGTTCGACGATGAATGCTGCTTCCTGCGTGCGGTTGTTGCCCAGATCGACGTTGCCGTTGCCGTCGGCGTCGGGGTCGGCGGGTTCGAACACACTGCCGACGCGGAGGCCGTCGACACGCTTGCTGGTCGCGTCGATCGCCGAGCGGTGGTCGATCATGCGGATGATCTGCTGTGCGACGCGACCGCCGACGGGAACCGGGCGATACCGGTCGAGCATCACGGGCAGGATGCGCGCCTCGAGCACGCTGGTGCCATCGCTGATGATGCGGAGCATGGCGCTCGGGAAGGTGGCGAGGAAGTCCTGGTCGAAGACGAGGTTGCCGAGGCTGTACGCGATGAGCTTGCCGTCGTACCACTCGACGCCCTGCAGGACGTGTGGATGATGGGCGATGACGATGTCGGCGCCGGCGTCGATCGCTCGGTGGGCGATGGTGCGCACGAACGAGCTGGGGACGTCGGCGAACTGGTAGCCACCGTGCACCTGGACGGTGACGGTGTCGGCGCCGTCGGCGCGGAGTCGAGCGATCTCCGACTCCATCTCCGAGCGTGAGTAGGGGGCTGCGCCACCGTGGTCGCGTCGGGCGACCCAGTCCTGCAGCTCCGGATAGACGCCGATGACGGCGCTCCAGAAGTCGCCGAGGACGGCCTCGCCGAGCTCGTCCTCCCACTCGTCGTAGATCGTCCACACGTCGCCGATGCGCCGTTCGTCGACCTTGACGACGAGGGGGTCGCCGTCGTCGTTCTCGAGCGCGGTCTCGGTGTAGCCGAAACTGCGCAGCTCGTACTGCCAGGCTTCCGATTCGGGCAGATCGATCGGGATCTCGTCGTCGCCGTCGGGGAGCTGGTCGTTGACGAAGCTGCCGTTGACGGTGGTGAACGAGATGGTTCCGACGGTGTGCTCGCCGACGCGACTCAGTGTGCCGCGGACGGCTTCTTCGCGGGTGTGGCCTGCTCCGACATGGGCCATCCCGGCGTCGTCGAGAATCGAGAGCGTGCTCTCGGTGCCGACGTCGCCCCAGTCGTAGGCGTGGTTGTTGCCGAGCGTGACGAGGTCGACCCCCATCTCGTCGAGCGCCTCGGTGATGTACGGCGTCGACTGGAGGAGGAATCGTTTCGCGACGAGGGCTTGCTCGTCGGGCAGTTCGCCGACGACGGTCTCGAGGTTGACGACGGTCCAGTCGGCCGCGCTCGACAGCGGGCCGAGGTCGTCGACGACGGCTCGCGCGGAGTCGGCGTCGGTCACGAGCGGGCCGCTCGCTTCGGGGTCGAGGTAGCGACGACCGAGCATGACGTCGCCGCCGAAGTGCATCGACACTCGCTCGGTTCCGTCGTCGGCGAGCCGGTCCCAGAGGTGCACCGTCGTCACGCCGTCGGAGGGGTCGAGCACCACCGGTTCGACCAGGGTGTCTCGAGTCGACACGCGCGCGACGACCGGCGCGGTGATGCTGATCTCGGCTCGACCGTTCGCGTCGGTGGTGATCACGTCGTCGGCGATCGCGATCTGCGCATCGGCGACCGGGGCGCCTTGTTCGTTGCGGACCACCATGGGGATCACGGCGGGTTCCTCGACGTCGCGAGGTTCGGCCTGCGGGCCGTAAGCGCAGGCGGCGGTGAGCACGGCGAGGCTCGTGACGCAGCCGAGCAGGCGCGTGATCCGGTGATGCATACGTGTGGTCAATCGGCAGGGCTTGCCGGGTTCTTGAATCGCGGTGGCGCTCAGAAGTCGATCAGTGGCTGCTCCAAGGGGGTGGTCGGGTCGGTTGCTCCAGAGACATCCGATGCAGCGGGTTGTGCCTCCCTGGTTGCTGCATCGGATGTCTCTGAGATCTGGTGGCGCTCGGCAGGCCGACGCGGGACGCGTCGCATGCCGCGCTGCTCTTCGAGCGCGGTCTCGAGCACGGAGGTGGTGACGTCGTCGATGTACCCGGTGGTCGACGAGGCGGTGTCGCCCACGGGACGCTTCGAGAATCGGGCGATCTGTGCCGTGACCCACTCCTCGGCGTCGGCGGCGAAGGCCGGGTGGCGGCGAGCCCAGGCGTCCCAGGGCGTGTCCCACGCTCCGGCCTCGGTACCGGTGTCGGCGGTGGCATGGGCGAGGGCCAGTCCGGGCGCAGCCGGTGCCTGCGACGGGATCGAGCGAACGAAGGCGATGACGGTCTTGGGTGCGGCGAGCAGCCGCGAGCCGGTGAGGAGCACGATGCCGCTGAACTGCTTGGCGAACATGATGCAGAACGTCACCGTGGCCACGAGCTTCCATCCCGGATGCAGCGGCTCGCCGATCACGCCCGACTGCACCCACCAGGTGGCGGTGACCGAGAACGATCCGGCGAGGACGAGGCCGATCATCACCCGCAAGGGTGAGGTCCGCTGCGCGTCGTTGGCGATCAGTCCGGGGAGGAGCAGCGGGGTGAGCGCGAGCGAACCGACGCCGAGATGCTCCTGCCA contains:
- a CDS encoding CapA family protein, with the translated sequence MHHRITRLLGCVTSLAVLTAACAYGPQAEPRDVEEPAVIPMVVRNEQGAPVADAQIAIADDVITTDANGRAEISITAPVVARVSTRDTLVEPVVLDPSDGVTTVHLWDRLADDGTERVSMHFGGDVMLGRRYLDPEASGPLVTDADSARAVVDDLGPLSSAADWTVVNLETVVGELPDEQALVAKRFLLQSTPYITEALDEMGVDLVTLGNNHAYDWGDVGTESTLSILDDAGMAHVGAGHTREEAVRGTLSRVGEHTVGTISFTTVNGSFVNDQLPDGDDEIPIDLPESEAWQYELRSFGYTETALENDDGDPLVVKVDERRIGDVWTIYDEWEDELGEAVLGDFWSAVIGVYPELQDWVARRDHGGAAPYSRSEMESEIARLRADGADTVTVQVHGGYQFADVPSSFVRTIAHRAIDAGADIVIAHHPHVLQGVEWYDGKLIAYSLGNLVFDQDFLATFPSAMLRIISDGTSVLEARILPVMLDRYRPVPVGGRVAQQIIRMIDHRSAIDATSKRVDGLRVGSVFEPADPDADGNGNVDLGNNRTQEAAFIVEHNSGLITTSRVSSNVRIIDSGIGPTALPPCTLVRSDLLPAGTQIGTDLFDWGHFDNASADGLRRRPMHWKVSTVRERWDLVSGASGEDYDDAFSLFTDPNAQTSTQIAARFDVRSHRLFDADAKPLDTEALYEIILDVKRNRGEIPSIRLVSFHFDDTNPTADPESARLNEVSLPIDAPADDEWHHVTIQVPDELFAPGPDGTTPNSATLLVDVPAALRGALTIDNVQVVEWRGPTPSESAVWVEGDLARSESPGAFDIVTSGC